The genomic DNA ATCCTACGACACCTGTCCCACACCATCTGTCTCACACTGAATCAATCTGCGTCTGTCGTTTCAGGCCAAACTGCTCCAGTTTGCGATAGAGCGTACTGCGCGAAATCCCGAGCTGCTGGGCCGCCTGCGAGAGATTGCCCGCACACTGCTGGACGATCTGGCAGATGAGCTGCCGTTCGGTCTGCGCGAGCCACCCGCCAGTGTCCGGCCGCTCCGAGGGCTCGCCGCGGGGGGTGCGGATGACCTCGGGAAAGTCCTCCCACCGGATCTCCGGCCGCTGCAGGAGCACCCCCACCTGCTGCAGCACATTGCGCAGCTCCCGGACATTGCCGGGCCAGGGGTAGGGCGTGAGCGCAAGCGCGCGGAGCGCCTCCTCGGTAAAGCGCAGGTCCGGGCAGTGCAAGGCCGCCGCGACGTTCGCCAGGAAGGAGGCCGCAAGCAGGGGGATATCCTCCCGCCGCTCCCGCAACGCGGGCAGGTGGATCGAAATGACATTGAGCCGGTAGTACAGATCCTCCCGGAACAGCCCCTTGGCGACCTCCTTGAGCAGGTCTTTGTTGGTCGCGGCAATGATGCGGACATCGAGGGGGATGGGCTGCCCGCTGCCGAGGCGGGTGAGCTCCTGCTGCTCGAGCACCCGCAGGAGCGCCACCTGCGTGCTGGGGGAGCATTCGCTCACCTCATCGAGGAAGATGGTGCCGCCCTGGGCCTCTTCGAACCGGCCCTGCCGGCCCCCTTTGCGCGCGCCGGTGAAGGTCCCCTCTTCGTAGCCGAACAGCTCGGACTCGATCAGCTCCCGGGGGATGGCGCCGCAGTTGACGGCGATGAACGGCTTGGGGGCGCGGGGGGAACTGGCGTGAATCGCGTGCGCCAGCATCTCTTTCCCCGTGCCGGATTCCCCGGAGATGAGGACGGAGAGGGTATTCCCCGCCGCAATGAGGCCGATCTTGGTCGCGTTGCGGAAGGCGGCGGACTGGCCCACCAGATCGGCAAAGGTGTACTTGGCGCCCACCACGATCGCCTTGGGCTTGCGACCCGACGGCTCCAGGCGGGGCCCGGCGGGGAAGAGCAGCGCGGCGGCGACCACCTGCGTGTCCTGGCGCAGGACGAGCCCCCAGGCCGCGAGCAGCCGGCCGCTGCGGCCACAGTAGACCTGATAGTCCTGCGGGGTGGACGGCGCGGTCGTCAGGAGCGTGCGGCCGAGTTCGACCAGCTCCGGCACCGCCGCGAGCGACGGGGCGACCGGGTCCAGGCGCAGCACCTGCGCGGCGGCCCGATTGCACAGCAGCAGCTGCCCCTGCGCATCCAGCACGA from Candidatus Methylomirabilis lanthanidiphila includes the following:
- a CDS encoding hisitidine kinase; translated protein: GCRAQVRSGQVAVIEPPDHILSASDQAQGHVLLCRTHVQSDLVIDLLAGSLLAPPVRAERPRPPAEALLGPLTPAADLLSDGLVVLDAQGQLLLCNRAAAQVLRLDPVAPSLAAVPELVELGRTLLTTAPSTPQDYQVYCGRSGRLLAAWGLVLRQDTQVVAAALLFPAGPRLEPSGRKPKAIVVGAKYTFADLVGQSAAFRNATKIGLIAAGNTLSVLISGESGTGKEMLAHAIHASSPRAPKPFIAVNCGAIPRELIESELFGYEEGTFTGARKGGRQGRFEEAQGGTIFLDEVSECSPSTQVALLRVLEQQELTRLGSGQPIPLDVRIIAATNKDLLKEVAKGLFREDLYYRLNVISIHLPALRERREDIPLLAASFLANVAAALHCPDLRFTEEALRALALTPYPWPGNVRELRNVLQQVGVLLQRPEIRWEDFPEVIRTPRGEPSERPDTGGWLAQTERQLICQIVQQCAGNLSQAAQQLGISRSTLYRKLEQFGLKRQTQIDSV